The genomic region AGCGGCTCTCTCCGTCACCCCTCCTCCGTCTTCTCTCCCACTGCTTCAGGAGCTGACAGGCCAATCGGCTGCACAAGATGGCAAGGGCTCTtgtattcagccaatcagcagggagaggGGATGGGCCTTTACTCTAGACTACTGAAAGAAACGCCCCACAATGACGGCCCTGATCAGTAGTTCCCTCTCTGGTCCGCTCACTGTCTATATAGAGTAGGGCTCTACGCTGAGCAGCTATCGCTTTCTGCTTACAACGTAGAAGATGTCTGGTCGCGGTAAGGGAGGGAAAGGTCTTGGGAAGGGCGGTGCCAAGCGGCACAGGAAGGtgctccgtgataacatccagggcatcaccaagcctgccatccgccgtctagctcgcaggggaggcgtcaagcgtatctccggcctcatctatgaagagactcgcggcgtcctgaaagtcttcctggagaacgtgatccgcgacgccgtcacctacaccgagcacgccaagaggaagaccgtcaccgctatggacgtggtgtacgcgctcaagcgccagggccgcactctctacggcttcggaggttaataattctgctctttctccataacacaaaggctcttctcagagccgcccacctcttccaaggaaaggctgtaatCCAACTCCCTGTGGGGTCGTCAGCAGCGGTGATAGTCTATGCGCTCTGACATGATACAGCCGGGGTGTAGCAGCCTCCCCGTCAGGGTGCGCTTCAGGCTGCGGTCACGGCACGCTTTTAAACCCCTTAACCTGTTTAGGGCAGGCAGGTTATGTCTATAATACGCGAGGAGCTGGGCCTGAATTAATGAGTGCGGTGAAGGGTTAACAGACCTGCCGTTGGAGGTCGGGTGGTTTTAGTGCCGCCTATGGGCGGGGCTATAGTCAGATTCTTccctctcattggctgatcacCGGAGATTTTGAACTTCCCGCTCAGTTGATCGCGTCTCCCGCTCTTCCTGTCCTCCATCCATCCGTGTAACACGTGTAATCAGTGACCAGGCCGTCTGATATAGAGGCGCTCGGGGCTGGAGGTAAAGAACCCTCAGATACACCCCCTAATCCCAGCCCTACGACGGGCGGTGGAATCCTCTACCTGCTCCACCCGTAACGCAAGAGGACGTCTCATCCCTGTAGGTTTACTATAATCCAAAACCGTGCagggctctgggaaagctgggtgatatagCTCCACCTCCATAAAAAGGGCATGGCTGTGGAGTGACATGATGAGCGCACTTCTAAGGGGGCGACCGTGCAGAGCTCTGAGAGGGCTGGGTGATGCGGCTGCAACGCTTTGTAAGCATACGGCCCACGCAGGaccctgagaaagctgggtgttcTATCCGAAACACAACAAAAGCGTTCCGATTCTTGTATATACGTGAGCAAACAGAGGACTCTGTTAACCCGTTATCGCAAGGACTGGTGAGCGAGTCCTACAGCCGCCCGTCCTCTGGACATGAGGTCACCTAGAGCAGGACGATTGTGCGCTTCTGCCGGTGACAGGGATGGCCAAATTGGCCAATCTCTGCCTCCTTGTGGAAAGTCCTATACATTTATAGTTTCCCGGTGCAGCCGGCGTACCGGCCACCGAGTATCACAGCATAGAAGCGGCGCAGCTCTGTTGTAAGGAGCATGTgggtggctcttagaagagcctttggtTCTATGGAGGGATCGGCGCGATCACTTGCTCTTGCTCGTCTTGCTGCTCTCGGTCTTCTTGGGCAGCAGCACGGCCTGGATGTTGGGCAGGACGCCTCCCTGGGCGATGGTCACCCCACCGAGCAGCTTGTTCAGCTCCTCGTCGTTGCGCACAGCCAGCTGAAGGTGACGGGGGATGATGCGGGTCTTCTTGTTGTCCCGGGCGGCATTGCCAGCCAATTCCAGGATCTCAGCGGTCAGATACTCTAGCACTGCTGCCAGATAGACCGGAGCGCCGGCGCCCACCCTCTCAGCGTAGTTGCCCTTGCGGAGAAGCCTGTGTACACGGCCGACAGGGAACTGCAGTCCTGCCCGGGATGAGCGAGTCTTGGCCTTAGCACGGACTTTGCCTCCTTGTTTGCCGCGTCCAGACATCTTCTAGCACAGGAAAGCAgaactaggaaaaaaaaaacacttcggaAGTAGTGATAAGGAGAAGAGCCCTTCTGTTGATTTTTATAACCTGCTGCTCCGCCCTCCTCTCTTCTAATTGGGTAGATTTCAATCCACGCAATAGAGGCCAGACTTGAGGAAGAACCAATTAGCGGCACTGGGCGTGGCTAATGACGCTCACAGGGGTCACATGTTTTGCTGCTCCAGTAGAACAGCAAGCAGACG from Eleutherodactylus coqui strain aEleCoq1 unplaced genomic scaffold, aEleCoq1.hap1 HAP1_SCAFFOLD_27, whole genome shotgun sequence harbors:
- the LOC136602465 gene encoding histone H2A type 1 gives rise to the protein MSGRGKQGGKVRAKAKTRSSRAGLQFPVGRVHRLLRKGNYAERVGAGAPVYLAAVLEYLTAEILELAGNAARDNKKTRIIPRHLQLAVRNDEELNKLLGGVTIAQGGVLPNIQAVLLPKKTESSKTSKSK